A portion of the Manihot esculenta cultivar AM560-2 chromosome 2, M.esculenta_v8, whole genome shotgun sequence genome contains these proteins:
- the LOC110610075 gene encoding translation initiation factor IF-2, giving the protein MAWRAAQKRITRLNILQCAHGDLVRVWTSPSLGQAVGLTSKSNLEVAGKLVPASVRGIPEFSFSSFFRGHHIFSTKESFIRLVSWVFILLRCFHATPELLARRRNHDEPVGLKIRPKGKFRKKDRKPPIEALYVAPELKRNTKSLQDKTLDVFGGITIVELAKRTGESIATLQDILVNVGEKPGSEFDPLSIDVAELVGMEVGINVRRQHSNEGAVILPRPPVVTVMGHVDHGKTSLLDALRQTSVAAKEAGGITQHLGAFVVGMPSGSSITFLDTPGHAAFSAMRARGAAVTDIVVLVVAADDGVMPQTLEAMSHAKAANVPIIVAINKCDKPAANPERVKIQLASEGLQLEEMGGDVQVVEVSAVKHTGLDDLEEALLLQAEIMDLKARVDGPAQAYVVEARLDKGRGPLATAIVKAGTLVCGQHVVVGSEWGRIRAIRDMVGQSTDRAKPAMPIEIEGLKGLPMAGDDIVVVESEERARMLSEGRKRKFEKDRLLRMIDERTETKETSDDMPVRKRIEVPIIVKADVRGTVQAVTDALKTLNSPQVFVNIVHVGVGPISHSDVDLAQACGACIVGFNVKTPPSSVSLAATRAKIKIMQHRVIYHLLEEAGNLMVDKAPGTCETQVAGEAEVLNIFELKGRSKSVGAEVKIAGCRVIDGHVSKSAIMRLLRSGEVVFEGSCTSLKREKQDVEKVGKGNECGLVLGDCDDFRIGDVVQCLEQVVRKPKFISSESGAVRIEC; this is encoded by the exons AGGGCAAGCAGTGGGGTTAACTTCTAAAAGTAATCTTGAGGTTGCAGGAAAACTGGTTCCTGCTTCTGTTAGAGGCATACCAG AGTTTTCTTTCAGCTCATTTTTCAGGGGGCATCACATTTTCTCTACGAAAGAATCCTTTATAAG ACTGGTGAGTTGGG TCTTTATATTGCTTAGGTGTTTTCATGCCACTCCTGAACTGTTGGCTAGAAGAAGAAATCATGATGAGCCAGTTGGTTTAAAGATCCGACCTAAAGGGAAGTTTAGGAAAAAGGACAGAAAGCCACCTATTGAAGCTCTGTATGTGGCTCCAGAACTGAAAAGAAATACCAAGTCTCTGCAAGATAAAACTCTGGACGTATTTGGTGGCATTACTATTGTTGAGCTTGCAAAGCGCACTGGTGAGTCCATTGCCACTCTGCAGGATATCCTTGTTAATGTTGGGGAAAAGCCTGGTTCAGAATTTGATCCTCTAAGCATTGACGTCGCAGAGCTGGTTGGAatg GAAGTTGGGATCAATGTCAGGAGGCAACACTCTAATGAAGGTGCAGTTATTCTTCCACGTCCTCCTGTTGTGACTGTCATGGGACATGTTGACCATGGTAAAACTTCACTTTTAGATGCTTTACGTCAAACATCAGTAGCAGCCAAAGAAGCTGGAGGGATAACTCAACATCTGGGTGCTTTTGTTGTTGGCATGCCATCAGGGTCATCAATCACATTCCTTGATACTCCTGGTCATGCAGCATTTAGTGCAATGAGAGCAAGAGGAGCAGCAGTGACAGATATAGTCGTGCTTGTTGTGGCTGCCGATGATGGGGTGATGCCTCAAACTCTTGAAGCCATGTCCCATGCTAAGGCAGCTAATGTACCAATTATAGTTGCAATTAATAAATGTGATAAACCTGCAGCCAATCCTGAGAGAGTTAAAATCCAGCTTGCCTCAGAGGGCTTGCAGCTGGAGGAGATGGGTGGCGATGTTCAAGTTGTTGAAGTTTCAGCTGTAAAGCATACTGGATTAGATGACTTGGAGGAGGCTTTACTTCTTCAGGCAGAGATTATGGACCTAAAAGCTCGTGTTGATGGCCCTGCTCAAGCTTATGTAGTAGAGGCTAGGCTTGACAAAGGACGTGGTCCATTGGCTACTGCAATAGTTAAGGCAGGGACTTTGGTTTGCGGACAGCATGTGGTTGTGGGTTCAGAGTGGGGCAGAATAAGAGCTATTAGAGATATGGTGGGGCAGTCGACTGATAGGGCTAAACCTGCAATGCCCATAGAGATTGAGGGACTTAAGGGGCTTCCTATGGCCGGTGATGATATTGTTGTTGTGGAATCTGAGGAGCGAGCTAGGATGCTTAGTGAAGGGAGGAAAAGGAAATTTGAGAAAGATAGGCTTTTGCGGATGATTGATGAAAGAACAGAAACCAAAGAAACATCAGATGACATGCCTGTGCGCAAGAGGATTGAAGTGCCAATAATTGTAAAAGCAGATGTGAGGGGAACTGTCCAAGCTGTCACAGATGCATTAAAGACTTTAAATAGTCCCCAG GTTTTTGTGAATATAGTCCATGTTGGTGTGGGGCCTATTTCTCATTCTGATGTGGACTTGGCACAAGCCTGTGGTGCATGTATAGTTGGGTTCAATGTGAAGACTCCACCTAGTTCTGTTAGTTTGGCTGCAACTCGAGCCAAGATAAAG ATAATGCAACACCGAGTGATCTATCACCTTTTGGAGGAAGCTGGCAACTTAATGGTGGACAAGGCCCCTGGAACTTGCGAGACCCAGGTAGCTGGGGAGGCTGAAGTGCTGAATATCTTTGAGCTCAAGGGGAGGAGCAAGTCTGTAGGAGCCGAAGTGAAGATTGCTGGCTGCAGGGTGATTGATGGCCATGTTAGCAAATCAGCAATCATGAGGCTTCTAAGGAGTGGGGAAGTTGTGTTTGAAGGATCTTGCACATCTCTCAAGAGAGAAAAGCAGGATGTGGAGAAAGTAGGGAAAGGAAATGAATGTGGACTTGTGCTTGGTGATTGTGATGATTTCCGGATTGGAGATGTCGTACAGTGCTTGGAACAAGTTGTTAGGAAACCAAAGTTCATTTCATCGGAGAGTGGTGCTGTTCGAATTGAGTGCTGA
- the LOC110608231 gene encoding ABC transporter C family member 10, whose product MLTLIWFFCLNMSIKNLIFFSDFPFEICRFLKLLRNSMEKGFWNVFCNGSECSTDGKCASGFYELINPYSCINHTVIISVDILILLISIYKLMSRKTVEAPSQSLRFSPLLCVSAIFNGFLGLVYLGLGIWIIVEKLVKDHSVVLMHGWPVMLFQGFTWLLLNLIVSQQKLFLPHAGAVKFCSIIAFLLSGFIGILSLWEAIMDKALWVQLILEFLSFTGAMLFIFCCFKGHTYSSTDSGNDNDASYKPLPSKEANATDEMSSNENVTPFAKSGLFSQLSFWWLNPLMKKGKEKILDDADIPVLRQADQAKTCYLAYLKQMRRQKNKGSSESPSVLSVIISLHRREILISGLFALIRVLIRSSSPLFLKAFIEVFQGNKALSYESYALTVGLFLAKCLESLSERQWHFRTRLIGIQVRSMLSAAIYQKQLRLSNAAKVTYSSGEVVHYVTADAYRIGEFPYWFHQIWTTSVQLCLTLAIVYYTVGLATVAFVIAMIVVVLAGYPFIKFQVKYHRKLMAAQDKMLMAITEALANMKILKLYAWETHFKNHIDGVRKEETQWISGVLMQKAYHLILFWSYPVHVPAITFWICYFLGIPLSASSVFTFMSSLQNVQEPIRVIPDVVGIFIEAKVSLDRIVKFLEAPELNKNARKKFSSKELNQSIFIRATEISWETDLSTKATLRNINLVVKAGEKVAICGEVGSGKSTLLAAVLGEVSKVDGTVQVYGKIAYVSQTAWIQSGTIQENILFGSEMDPIRYHDVLKRCSLVKDLEMLPYGDLTQIGERGVNLSGGQKQRIQLARSLYQDADIYLLDDPFSAVDAHTATSLFNEYVLSALSQKTVLLVTHQVDFLPAFNYILLMSAGKIKREANYDQLFASSKEFQDLVKAHKNIVGYESQVDHPSQRSATTAKGEIQEIHVKEQLIESLGDQLIKQEEKETGDAGFKPYLQYLSHGKGFLYFCLSNISHIMFVLGQMAQNYWFAANIQNTRVSRILLLGVYTIIGCVVEIFLLFRFFPIVLLGCGASKSIFSTLLSSIFRAPISFYDSTPLGRILSRVSSDLSIIDLDVAFKISFTLGTTIIACSNFAVLILLTWPVVFVIIPIIYLSIRLQGCYFASTKELMRINGTTKSSVASHLAESIAGAMTIRAFGQEERFFSKNLDLIDRNASPYFHNFSASEWLILRLELLSAIVLSCSTFAMALLHLGASDSGFIGMNLSYGLSLNILLVMSIQSQCMLSNLIISVERLEQYMHIPSEAPEVIESNRPEPNWPAFGKVEICNLKVRYRPNAPQVLQGINCTIEGGQKIGIVGRTGSGKTTLISALFRLVEPTEGKIMIDDLNISTIGLHDLRSHVAIIPQDPTLFVGSVRYNLDPLSKHTDQEIWEVLEKCHLRATIQEKGEGLNSLVAQDGSNWSLGQRQLFCLGRALVKRSRILVLDEATASLDNATDSIIQKTIRTEFADCTVLTVAHRIPTVMDCDMVLAISDGKLAEYDEPLKLMNKEGSLFGQLVKEYWSRTTNSSSRSQD is encoded by the exons ATGCTTACTCTGATATGGTTCTTTTGCTTGAATATGAGtattaaaaatttgatattttttagtgATTTTCCCTTTGAGATTTGCAGATTTCTCAAGCTGTTGAGAAACAGCATGGAGAAAGGTTTTTGGAATGTATTCTGTAATGGTTCTGAATGTTCTACTGATGGAAAATGTGCTTCAGGATTTTACGAATTAATAAACCCATATTCGTGTATCAACCACACTGTCATTATTTCTGTTGATATTCTAATTCTGTTGATCtccatatataaattaatgtcAAGGAAGACTGTTGAAGCTCCATCTCAGTCTCTACGTTTCTCTCCATTGCTATGTGTTTCAGCCATCTTCAATGGATTTCTGGGTTTGGTTTACTTGGGTTTGGGAATATGGATTATTGTTGAGAAACTAGTTAAAGATCATAGCGTTGTGTTGATGCATGGATGGCCAGTAATGTTATTCCAGGGATTCACATGGTTGCTGCTGAATCTAATAGTAAGCCAACAGAAACTGTTTCTTCCACATGCTGGAGCTGTGAAGTTTTGTTCGATTATCGCCTTCTTGTTGTCTGGATTTATCGGCATTTTATCTCTTTGGGAAGCTATTATGGATAAAGCTCTGTGGGTTCAGCTGATTTTGGAATTTCTTTCCTTTACTGGAGCTATGctgtttatcttttgttgttTCAAAGGACACACTTATTCAAGCACCGATTCAGGCAACGACAACGACGCTTCCTACAAACCATTGCCAAGTAAGGAAGCAAATGCTACTGATGAAATGAGTTCAAATGAGAATGTTACTCCTTTTGCCAAATCTGGACTTTTTAGTCAATTGTCATTTTGGTGGTTAAATCCATTGATGAAGAAGGGCAAGGAGAAAATACTTGATGATGCAGATATTCCAGTACTAAGGCAGGCAGATCAAGCAAAGACTTGCTACTTGGCGTATTTGAAGCAAATGAGAAGGCAGAAAAACAAAGGGTCATCGGAGTCCCCTTCAGTTCTGTCAGTGATAATTTCTTTGCACCGGAGAGAAATTTTAATCTCAGGATTATTCGCATTAATCAGGGTGCTCATCAGGTCTTCTAGCCCTCTATTTTTAAAAGCCTTCATCGAGGTTTTTCAAGGCAATAAAGCTCTTAGCTATGAAAGTTATGCACTAACGGTTGGACTATTTCTGGCAAAATGCTTAGAGTCTCTATCAGAAAGACAGTGGCACTTCCGAACTAGGCTTATTGGGATCCAAGTGAGATCCATGTTATCTGCAGCTATCTATCAAAAGCAACTACGACTCTCCAATGCTGCAAAGGTAACTTATTCTTCTGGTGAAGTTGTGCACTATGTTACTGCTGATGCTTATAGAATTGGAGAGTTCCCTTATTGGTTTCATCAGATATGGACAACAAGTGTTCAGTTGTGTCTCACCTTAGCTATCGTCTACTATACTGTAGGGTTGGCAACTGTTGCATTTGTTATTGCCATGATAGTTGTTGTGCTTGCAGGCTATCCATTCATTAAGTTTCAGGTTAAGTATCACAGAAAGCTCATGGCAGCTCAAGATAAGATGTTGATGGCCATCACAGAGGCACTTGCAAATATGAAGATCTTGAAGTTATATGCTTGGGAGACGCATTTCAAGAATCATATAGATGGTGTAAGAAAAGAAGAAACGCAGTGGATATCAGGCGTCCTGATGCAGAAAGCTTATCATCTGATTTTATTTTGGTCATATCCTGTTCATGTTCCAGCTATAACTTTCTGGATATGCTACTTCCTTGGAATACCACTCTCTGCTAGTAGCGTATTCACATTTATGTCAAGTTTGCAAAATGTACAGGAACCAATTAGGGTTATCCCTGATGTTGTGGGAATTTTCATTGAAGCAAAGGTGTCATTAGATCGGATTGTCAAGTTTCTTGAAGCACCAGAATTGAACAAAAATGCAAGAAAGAAGTTCAGCAGCAAAGAGCTCAATCAGTCCATTTTTATCAGGGCTACTGAAATCTCATGGGAAACTGATTTGTCCACAAAGGCTACGTTAAGGAACATAAATTTGGTGGTTAAAGCGGGAGAAAAGGTGGCTATCTGCGGGGAGGTTGGCTCTGGAAAATCAACCCTTTTAGCTGCAGTGCTTGGTGAAGTTTCAAAAGTTGATGGAACA GTTCAAGTTTATGGAAAGATAGCATATGTTTCTCAGACTGCATGGATCCAAAGTGGAACTATACAAGAAAATATTCTGTTTGGCTCTGAAATGGATCCAATTAGATACCATGATGTGCTAAAGAGGTGTTCTCTGGTGAAGGACCTTGAGATGCTTCCTTATGGGGATCTCACTCAGATTGGAGAAAGAGGTGTCAATCTGAGCGGTGGACAGAAACAGCGGATTCAACTTGCACGTTCGCTGTATCAAGATGCAGACATCTATCTCTTGGATGATCCGTTTAGTGCTGTTGATGCACACACAGCAACCAGCCTATTTAAT GAATATGTGTTAAGTGCTTTGTCTCAAAAGACAGTTTTACTTGTGACCCACCAAGTGGACTTCCTTCCAGCTTTTAACTATATTTTG TTAATGTCTGCAGGAAAAATCAAAAGAGAAGCTAATTATGATCAGCTTTTTGCTTCCAGTAAAGAATTCCAAGACCTCGTCAAGGCACACAAGAACATAGTTGGTTATGAAAGCCAGGTTGATCATCCTTCTCAAAGAAGTGCTACTACTGCCAAAGGTGAAATCCAAGAGATTCATGTTAAAGAACAGTTAATAGAATCTTTAGGTGATCAATTGATTaagcaagaagaaaaagagacagGAGACGCTGGTTTCAAGCCCTACTTACAATACTTGAGTCATGGCAAGGGCTTTCTGTACTTCTGTTTGTCAAACATATCCCACATAATGTTTGTGCTTGGGCAAATGGCACAAAACTATTGGTTCGCTGCCAATATCCAGAATACTCGTGTTAGCAGAATTCTCTTGCTTGGAGTTTATACAATAATCGGTTGTGTTGTCGAAATCTTCTTGCTCTTCAGATTCTTCCCCATAGTTCTATTAGGTTGTGGAGCATCAAAATCTATTTTTTCTACACTGCTATCCTCTATTTTCCGAGCACCAATTTCCTTTTATGACTCAACGCCTTTAGGAAGGATCCTCAGTCGA GTATCATCAGATTTGAGCATTATTGACCTTGACGTGGCTTTCAAAATATCCTTCACTTTAGGCACAACCATCATTGCATGCTCCAACTTTGCAGTATTGATTCTTCTTACGTGGCCAGTCGTATTTGTCATCATTCCCATAATTTATTTAAGTATCCGCTTGCAG GGATGCTATTTCGCTTCTACAAAAGAGTTGATGAGAATCAATGGCACAACTAAGTCCTCAGTTGCAAGCCACCTTGCTGAATCAATTGCAGGAGCCATGACAATCAGAGCTTTTGGGCAGGAAGAAAGATTCTTCTCAAAAAATCTGGACCTTATTGACAGAAATGCAAGCCCGTATTTCCATAACTTTTCTGCAAGTGAGTGGTTGATCCTACGTCTGGAGTTGCTAAGTGCAATTGTTCTCTCATGTAGTACATTTGCCATGGCTTTGCTCCATCTTGGAGCTTCTGACTCAG GGTTTATTGGAATGAACCTGTCATATGGCCTTTCATTGAATATACTCCTCGTCATGTCCATACAGTCCCAATGCATgctttcaaatttaattatttctgtAGAAAGGCTGGAACAATATATGCATATTCCCAGTGAAGCTCCAGAAGTAATAGAGAGTAATCGACCTGAGCCTAATTGGCCTGCCTTTGGTAAAGTGGAAATATGCAATCTGAAG GTTAGATATCGACCAAATGCACCACAAGTCCTTCAGGGGATAAACTGCACAATTGAAGGAGGTCAGAAAATTGGGATAGTTGGCAGAACTGGAAGTGGGAAGACAACTCTCATCAGTGCATTGTTTCGTCTGGTTGAGCCTACAGAGGGAAAAATAATGATAGATGACCTTAACATTTCGACAATTGGACTTCATGACCTGAGATCTCATGTTGCAATTATCCCACAAGATCCAACACTCTTTGTTGGTTCTGTGAGATACAATCTAGACCCCTTATCAAAGCATACGGATCAAGAAATATGGGAG GTTCTTGAAAAATGTCATCTACGAGCAACCATTCAAGAAAAAGGAGAGGGGCTGAACTCCCTAG TTGCACAAGATGGATCCAACTGGAGTTTGGGACAGCGGCAATTGTTTTGTCTGGGACGTGCATTGGTAAAAAGAAGCAGGATACTAGTGCTTGATGAAGCAACTGCATCCCTCGACAACGCAACAGATTCCATCATTCAGAAAACCATAAGAACAGAGTTCGCAGACTGCACTGTATTAACTGTGGCTCACAGAATACCAACAGTGATGGACTGCGACATGGTGCTTGCCATTAGTGATG GGAAATTGGCGGAGTATGATGAGCCATTGAAGCTGATGAATAAGGAGGGGTCGCTCTTTGGGCAGCTTGTGAAGGAATATTGGTCTCGAACTACAAACAGCAGCAGCCGCTCACAAGATTGA
- the LOC110609707 gene encoding 6-phosphogluconate dehydrogenase, decarboxylating 3, chloroplastic: MEASIALSRIGLAGLAVMGQNLALNIAEKGFPISVYNRTASKVDETIQRAHNEGPFPLSGHYSPRDFVLSIQRPRSVIILVKAGAPVDQTISALSEHMEAGDCIIDGGNEWYQNTERRIHEVKERGILYLGMGVSGGEEGARYGPSLMPGGSFEAYNNIKDILQKVAAQVEDGPCVTYIGEGGSGNFVKMVHNGIEYGDMQLISEAYDVLKNVGGLSNAELAEIFAEWNRGELESFLIEITSDIFRVKDEHGEGELVDKILDKTGMKGTGKWTVQQAAELSVAAPTIAASLDCRYLSGLKEERESAAEALKEAGLKEEVVAVKSGIDKKRLIDDVRQALYASKICSYAQGMNLLRAKSNEKGWNLNLGELARIWKGGCIIRAVFLDRIKKAYQRNPNLASLVVDPEFAREMVQRQAAWRRVVGLAISAGISTPGMCASLAYFDTYRRARLPANLVQAQRDLFGAHTYERIDRPGSFHTEWTKLARKSNAGVGAFN, from the coding sequence ATGGAGGCCTCTATAGCTCTCTCTCGCATAGGCCTTGCTGGCCTCGCTGTCATGGGTCAGAATCTGGCCCTCAATATCGCCGAGAAGGGCTTCCCCATCTCCGTCTACAACCGAACTGCCTCCAAGGTTGATGAGACAATCCAACGCGCCCACAACGAGGGACCTTTCCCTTTATCTGGTCACTACTCTCCTCGTGATTTCGTTCTTTCTATTCAACGGCCTAGATCTGTCATCATCCTGGTCAAAGCCGGTGCCCCTGTTGACCAGACCATCTCCGCTTTGTCGGAGCACATGGAGGCCGGCGATTGTATCATTGATGGTGGTAACGAATGGTATCAGAATACTGAGCGCCGAATCCACGAAGTTAAAGAAAGGGGCATTCTTTATTTGGGTATGGGAGTGTCTGGCGGCGAGGAAGGTGCCCGTTACGGTCCTTCTCTGATGCCTGGTGGGTCTTTTGAagcttataataatattaaggaTATATTGCAGAAAGTAGCTGCCCAGGTAGAAGATGGGCCGTGTGTCACTTATATTGGTGAAGGGGGTTCCGGGAATTTTGTTAAGATGGTGCATAATGGGATAGAGTATGGTGATATGCAGCTGATTTCGGAGGCCTACGATGTGTTAAAGAATGTGGGCGGATTGTCCAACGCGGAGTTGGCGGAGATTTTCGCGGAGTGGAACAGGGGAGAGCTAGAGAGCTTTCTGATTGAGATTACATCGGATATCTTCAGGGTTAAGGATGAGCATGGTGAGGGGGAATTGGTTGATAAGATTTTGGATAAGACCGGAATGAAAGGAACTGGGAAATGGACCGTGCAGCAAGCTGCAGAGCTTTCTGTTGCGGCACCAACCATTGCAGCTTCTTTGGATTGTAGGTACTTGAGTGGATTGAAAGAGGAGAGAGAAAGCGCTGCCGAGGCTTTGAAGGAGGCTGGATTAAAGGAGGAAGTGGTGGCTGTTAAGAGTGGTATTGATAAGAAGagattgattgatgatgtgaggCAAGCATTGTATGCTTCCAAGATTTGTAGTTACGCCCAAGGGATGAACCTTTTGAGGGCCAAGAGTAATGAGAAAGGATGGAATTTGAATTTGGGGGAGTTGGCCAGGATTTGGAAAGGTGGTTGTATTATAAGAGCAGTATTTTTGGATAGGATTAAGAAGGCATATCAGAGGAATCCCAATTTGGCTAGCTTAGTTGTGGACCCTGAATTTGCTAGAGAGATGGTGCAGAGGCAGGCAGCATGGAGAAGAGTTGTGGGTCTGGCTATTTCAGCTGGAATTAGCACACCAGGAATGTGTGCCAGTCTTGCTTACTTTGATACCTATAGGCGCGCTAGGCTACCTGCAAATCTCGTTCAGGCCCAGAGGGACTTGTTTGGAGCTCATACTTATGAAAGGATTGATCGCCCAGGGTCATTCCATACTGAGTGGACAAAACTTGCTCGCAAGAGCAATGCTGGTGTTGGTGCTTTCAACTGA
- the LOC122723102 gene encoding uncharacterized protein LOC122723102 produces the protein MRSSIIWLVLSLYFALPVDSLHNHNTDSLDAFLQDSAFKSLVQHRPQTGALYRAFLPANLSGMEASIVRLRSRRLWNVGANFSNFQIPSRTRTMPHVKRLAIVYQDLGNWSDHYYSVPGYSMVTSVVGFMIFNASNARARRLKRISLDTRGRSIVIHFPDLTFPESMNSGAKCVAFSEHGTFHLSEMNQFNVCYSQDQGHFSIVVPMERKGQGNTKQRLFYLWIIGFMLGLGGLALVGYFGLVSKKLLKTQKIQVMERQSDEDLVLETVWVGRSKMPAATVTRTQPTIENGGFT, from the coding sequence ATGAGGTCGAGTATTATCTGGTTGGTTCTCAGCTTATATTTTGCACTTCCTGTGGACAGCCTACACAACCATAATACTGATTCTTTGGATGCTTTTCTTCAGGATTCTGCTTTCAAGTCTCTGGTCCAGCACCGGCCGCAGACTGGTGCTCTATACCGAGCTTTCCTCCCTGCCAATCTGTCAGGCATGGAGGCTTCAATTGTTCGTCTCAGAAGCCGGAGATTGTGGAATGTTGGTGCGAATTTTAGCAACTTTCAGATTCCATCAAGAACCAGGACAATGCCTCATGTGAAGAGGCTGGCTATAGTTTACCAGGACTTGGGCAACTGGTCAGATCATTACTACAGTGTTCCAGGCTACTCAATGGTCACCTCTGTTGTAGGTTTCATGATTTTTAATGCATCAAATGCAAGAGCTAGGAGACTTAAGAGGATTAGTCTCGATACAAGGGGGAGGAGTATAGTCATTCATTTCCCTGATTTGACATTTCCTGAGAGCATGAACTCAGGAGCCAAATGTGTAGCGTTTAGTGAACATGGGACATTTCACCTCAGTGAAATGAATCAATTTAATGTATGCTACTCTCAAGATCAGGGTCACTTCTCCATTGTTGTGCCAATGGAGAGGAAAGGACAGGGCAATACGAAGCAGAGACTATTTTATTTGTGGATTATAGGTTTTATGCTTGGACTAGGAGGACTTGCTTTGGTGGGATATTTTGGCTTGGTATCCAAGAAACTTTTGAAGACCCAGAAGATTCAAGTAATGGAAAGACAATCTGATGAGGATTTGGTTCTTGAAACCGTATGGGTTGGTAGGAGTAAAATGCCAGCTGCAACAGTAACAAGAACTCAGCCCACTATTGAGAATGGAGGTTTTACATAG
- the LOC110609706 gene encoding BTB/POZ domain-containing protein POB1, whose translation MRVPSADLFDPRTIMDSDYSPGGPDAPGSDPDFAFAFNDSNFSDRVLRIEIIPDLPETKSDGDPCTSIADWVRNRKRRREDIKKENAAEVIGQSEEQIINCNMPDTEDGVAYENQDEEPMAMIEESPTDPDGNLNQLGEDVDNGNDSSWNMDCSTVLRVKTLHISSPILAAKSPFFYKLFSNGMRESEQRHVTLRIHASEEAALMDLLNFMYSHTLSTTTPTALLDVLMAADKFEVASCMRYCSRLLRNLPMTCESALLYLDLPSTVLMAEAVQPLTDAAKQFLAAQYKDINKFQEEVLNLPLAGIEAVLSSDDLQVASEDAVYDFVLKWARTHYPRLEDRREILATRLGRLIRFPFMTCRKLKKVLSCNDFDPELASKVVLEALFFKGEAPYRQRVLAAEEANSTYRRFVERAYKYRPVKVVEFEIPRQQCVVYLDLKREECAHLFPAGRVYSQAFHLGGQGFFLSAHCNMDQQSSFHCFGLFLGMQEKGSVSFAVDYEFAARSKPTEEYVSKYKGNYTFTGGKAVGYRNLFGIPWTAFMADDSLYFINGILHLRAELTIRQ comes from the exons ATGAGAGTACCGAGCGCGGACCTCTTCGATCCTCGAACGATCATGGACTCGGACTACTCTCCTGGTGGGCCTGATGCTCCTGGGTCCGACCCGGACTTCGCCTTCGCCTTCAACGACAGCAACTTCTCCGATCGGGTTCTCAGGATCGAGATCATCCCCGATTTGCCTGAGACGAAGTCGGACGGCGACCCTTGCACCAGTATCGCTGACTGGGTTCGTAATCGCAAGAGGCGAAGGGAGgacatcaagaaagaaaatg CTGCGGAGGTTATTGGGCAAAGTGAGGAGCAGATAATAAACTGTAACATGCCGGACACAGAGGATGGTGTTGCctatgaaaatcaagatgaggAACCAATGGCAATGATTGAAGAATCTCCTACTGATCCTGATGGGAATTTGAATCAACTTG GTGAAGATGTCGATAATGGTAATGACTCATCCTGGAACATGGACTGTTCAACTGTTCTTAGAGTTAAGACTCTTCATATTAGTTCTCCAATATTAGCTGCAAAAAGCCCATTCTTTTACAAG TTGTTTTCAAATGGGATGAGAGAGTCAGAGCAGCGACATGTAACTTTAAGGATACATGCCTCTG AAGAAGCAGCCTTAATGGACCTCCTCAATTTTATGTATAGTCATACCTTGTCAACAACCACACCAACTGCTTTACTGGATGTGCTGATGGCTGCTGACAAATTCGAGGTGGCATCATGCATGAGATATTGCAGTAGACTGTTGCGAAATTTGCCTATGACCTGCGAGTCTGCGTTGCTCTACTTGGACCTTCCTTCTACTGTTTTAATGGCAGAAGCAGTACAGCCACTGACAGATGCAGCTAAGCAGTTTCTAGCTGCGCAATACAAGGACATAAATAA GTTCCAAGAAGAGGTCCTTAACTTGCCTTTGGCTGGTATTGAGGCTGTATTATCTAGTGATGATCTCCAGGTAGCTTCAGAGGATGCTGTATATGACTTTGTACTTAAGTGGGCTCGAACTCATTATCCCAGATTGGAGGATCGACGAGAAATTCTAGCCACACGACTTGGTAGACTGATACGTTTCCCATTCATGACATGTCGAAAACTGAAGAAGGTTTTGAGTTGCAATGATTTTGATCCTGAACTTGCATCCAAGGTTGTCCTTGAGGCACTCTTTTTCAAGGGTGAGGCACCATATCGGCAGCGAGTTCTAGCTGCAGAGGAGGCTAATTCGACCTATCGTCGTTTTGTGGAGCGGGCATACAAATACCGGCCGGTCAAAGTGGTAGAGTTTGAAATCCCCCGTCAGCAGTGTGTTGTGTACCTAGATTTGAAGCGTGAGGAGTGTGCACATCTATTTCCAGCAGGCCGGGTGTATTCTCAAGCATTTCACTTGGGTGGACAGGGGTTTTTTTTGTCTGCTCACTGTAACATGGACCAACAGAGCTCATTTCATTGCTTTGGACTATTTTTGGGGATGCAAGAGAAGGGATCAGTAAGCTTTGCTGTTGACTATGAATTTGCTGCAAGATCAAAGCCAACTGAAGAGTATGTGAGCAAGTACAAGGGGAACTACACTTTCACAGGAGGCAAGGCTGTTGGATATAGGAACCTGTTTGGCATACCCTGGACAGCATTCATGGCAGATGACAGCCTCTATTTCATCAATGGTATCCTCCATCTCAGGGCAGAGCTTACCATAAGACAATAA